A single region of the Acidobacteriota bacterium genome encodes:
- a CDS encoding formylglycine-generating enzyme family protein, translating to MPVHRFNAVLMTCCTVCLGIALMVPAGAQTDDVKAGTTLEGPLGMTFAYVPAGKFKMGSDKGEPDEIPMHRVTFNRGFYLSTTEVTQAQWKAIMGENPSGFPACGDECPVDSVSWDDAQEFVRKLNEKDPGKRYRLPSEAEWEYACRAGTVTEAFWKAEPPDAYCWYDANSGRTPHAVKGKKPNPWGIHDMLGNLWEWCEDVYTGSYEGAPSDGIARVAGGEENRRVARGGSWSSNGWSVRAANRMPYPKDLRYSGLGFRLVREVR from the coding sequence ATGCCCGTGCATCGATTCAACGCCGTTCTGATGACCTGTTGCACCGTTTGCCTGGGTATCGCACTGATGGTTCCGGCTGGCGCCCAGACCGACGACGTCAAGGCGGGAACCACGCTCGAGGGTCCCCTGGGGATGACCTTCGCCTACGTCCCCGCCGGGAAGTTCAAGATGGGTTCCGACAAGGGCGAGCCCGACGAGATCCCCATGCACCGGGTCACGTTCAACCGGGGATTCTACCTGTCGACCACCGAGGTGACCCAGGCGCAGTGGAAGGCCATCATGGGGGAGAACCCCTCGGGTTTCCCCGCCTGCGGCGACGAGTGCCCGGTAGACTCGGTCTCTTGGGACGACGCGCAGGAATTCGTCCGAAAACTCAACGAGAAGGACCCCGGAAAACGTTACCGCCTGCCCTCGGAGGCGGAGTGGGAATATGCCTGCCGCGCCGGGACCGTCACGGAAGCCTTCTGGAAAGCCGAGCCTCCCGATGCGTACTGCTGGTACGACGCCAACTCCGGACGGACGCCCCACGCCGTGAAGGGAAAAAAGCCCAATCCCTGGGGGATCCACGATATGCTGGGCAACCTGTGGGAGTGGTGCGAGGACGTCTACACCGGTTCTTACGAGGGCGCCCCATCCGACGGGATCGCCCGCGTCGCGGGGGGGGAGGAGAATCGCCGGGTGGCCCGCGGCGGATCCTGGAGCAGCAACGGCTGGAGCGTCCGCGCGGCGAACCGCATGCCCTACCCGAAGGACCTCCGGTATTCGGGCCTCGGGTTCCGCCTGGTCCGGGAGGTCCGGTAA
- the hpt gene encoding hypoxanthine phosphoribosyltransferase yields the protein MKQVYPEYPGEYIRDILLTREQIQARVTEMGQALSRDYAGKNPLFICILKGATLFHSDLIRCIDIPLSVDFIAVGSYGASTHTTGEVKLIKDLDCSITGRHVLIVEDIVDTGLTLTYLKHLLENRDPATVRICALLSKPSRRKVEVAVDYQGFEIPDVFVVGYGLDYAERYRNLPDIGVLKFMAQTQEG from the coding sequence ATGAAGCAAGTCTACCCCGAATACCCCGGCGAATACATCCGGGACATCCTGCTCACCCGGGAACAGATCCAGGCCCGCGTGACGGAGATGGGCCAGGCCCTCTCCCGGGACTACGCCGGCAAGAACCCGCTGTTCATCTGCATCCTGAAAGGGGCCACGCTGTTCCACTCCGATCTCATCCGGTGCATCGACATCCCGCTCAGCGTCGACTTCATCGCCGTCGGCAGCTACGGCGCTTCCACCCACACGACGGGCGAGGTCAAGCTCATCAAGGACCTGGACTGTTCCATCACCGGGCGCCACGTCCTGATCGTGGAAGACATCGTGGACACCGGCCTGACGCTCACCTACCTGAAACACCTGCTGGAGAACCGCGACCCCGCCACGGTCCGCATCTGCGCCCTGCTCTCCAAGCCCTCCCGGCGCAAGGTGGAGGTCGCGGTGGATTACCAGGGCTTCGAGATCCCCGACGTGTTCGTGGTGGGGTACGGCCTGGACTATGCCGAGCGTTACCGCAACCTTCCCGACATCGGCGTCCTCAAGTTCATGGCCCAGACGCAGGAAGGCTAG
- a CDS encoding serine/threonine-protein phosphatase yields MNQPLSMKKGEHSHVGKVREENQDRVTSFPTDYGELHIVADGMGGHRGGATAASMVVNGFEDFFRSRKAPPGTSLADALCLATRATNQAIFSAANAGNPETTKMGSTVVVAVWRAEENELVVGHVGDSRAYLFRDGALMQITHDHSLVQRYIDAGMMSESDGRQHPDSGVLTRSMGQRPEVEMDVKPPVKMQEGDAVLLCSDGLCGYVEDEAIAQALNAATESQDAADRLLDLALKAGGEDNVSIQVLQFGARKAAKTVVVKALPGGAGPASPGAPSAPAAVVPPAAPPVVPAPATTAEKASPKPSRKPAGDEDHGHPKHRLFLILLIPTVFLLGMVAGILLDHFVLAPPPAAKPAAPPPAPAGPPTPPAVTRPETAPGPAETPSVTITPSPAPPPANRPAPRKAEPHKTRHH; encoded by the coding sequence ATGAATCAACCGCTGAGCATGAAAAAGGGCGAGCATTCCCACGTCGGCAAAGTCCGCGAGGAGAACCAGGACCGGGTCACGTCGTTCCCGACGGACTACGGCGAACTGCACATCGTGGCCGACGGCATGGGCGGCCACCGCGGGGGCGCCACGGCGGCCTCGATGGTGGTCAACGGTTTCGAGGATTTCTTCCGGAGCCGGAAGGCCCCCCCGGGCACTTCGCTGGCCGACGCGCTCTGCCTGGCCACCCGGGCCACCAACCAGGCCATCTTTTCCGCGGCCAACGCGGGGAACCCCGAGACGACGAAGATGGGCTCGACCGTGGTGGTGGCCGTCTGGCGGGCGGAGGAGAACGAGCTGGTGGTCGGCCACGTGGGGGACAGCCGTGCCTACCTGTTCCGCGACGGCGCCCTCATGCAGATCACCCACGACCACTCCCTGGTCCAGCGCTACATCGACGCCGGCATGATGTCCGAGAGCGACGGCCGCCAGCACCCCGACTCGGGTGTCCTGACGCGATCCATGGGGCAGCGGCCCGAAGTGGAGATGGACGTCAAGCCTCCCGTGAAGATGCAGGAGGGGGACGCCGTGCTCCTCTGCTCTGACGGGCTGTGCGGTTACGTCGAGGACGAGGCCATCGCCCAGGCCCTCAATGCCGCCACGGAATCCCAGGACGCGGCGGACCGCCTCCTCGACCTCGCCCTGAAGGCGGGCGGGGAGGACAACGTGTCCATTCAGGTCCTCCAGTTCGGCGCCCGCAAGGCGGCGAAAACCGTCGTCGTGAAAGCCCTTCCGGGCGGCGCCGGCCCCGCGTCGCCGGGGGCGCCTTCCGCCCCGGCCGCCGTCGTTCCCCCCGCGGCGCCCCCGGTGGTTCCCGCCCCGGCCACGACCGCGGAGAAGGCGAGCCCGAAACCTTCCCGGAAACCGGCAGGCGACGAGGATCACGGCCACCCCAAGCACCGCCTGTTCCTGATCCTCCTGATCCCCACCGTTTTCCTGCTGGGGATGGTGGCCGGCATCCTGCTGGATCACTTCGTTCTCGCCCCGCCGCCGGCGGCCAAGCCCGCCGCCCCGCCGCCGGCCCCCGCCGGCCCCCCGACGCCGCCCGCCGTCACCCGGCCCGAAACCGCCCCGGGCCCGGCCGAGACGCCGTCCGTGACCATCACCCCCTCACCGGCGCCGCCCCCGGCCAACCGGCCGGCGCCCCGGAAAGCGGAGCCGCACAAAACACGTCATCACTGA
- a CDS encoding sugar porter family MFS transporter → MEQRTQSGYKTVTYFVCATAALGGLLFGLDQGFIANSLGTIKQVYNLDLKGAEHYSSILATGSIFGALLAGVFARFLGRKKSLLLAGFLFSAASSLSAFLPHLHILFGCRFALGFAVGIASFVVPLYLSETAPASIRGAMGTLFQLLITIGIFLISVTNVTIVHWIVDPRYALSTMFAVIVVFALLMFLGCFILPESPRWLLLKGRKDQAVDVLTKVLNTDEEVRSEIAGIESTLHHAGASLGIVFRKYFFKVLLVGVGLQMFQQLVGINVMIYYAPTILGYAGLTGLVGMMTVPTVNMLFTFPAIHLVERWGRKKLLYVGAVCMFVTMVAAGVAFHLVGDVSDPSQVGGLPKTILLVSVIVYIFGFAVSWGPVAWLVCSEIFPLEGREIGMTITTMVNWTFAGLLMDNSLTFMHTYGNSSIFFLFSGFCIAAVFFVALFVPETKGVNLEAIESNLRGGEKMRNLGKAAAGDR, encoded by the coding sequence ATGGAACAGCGCACACAAAGCGGCTACAAGACAGTCACCTACTTCGTCTGTGCCACGGCCGCCCTGGGGGGCTTGTTGTTCGGCCTCGACCAGGGGTTCATCGCCAATTCCCTGGGGACGATCAAGCAGGTCTACAACCTCGACCTGAAGGGGGCCGAGCACTATTCCTCCATCCTGGCCACCGGAAGCATCTTCGGGGCGCTCCTCGCCGGGGTGTTCGCCCGGTTCCTTGGACGGAAGAAAAGCCTGCTTCTCGCGGGCTTCCTCTTCAGCGCCGCCTCGAGCCTGTCGGCCTTCCTGCCCCACCTGCACATCCTGTTCGGGTGCCGCTTCGCCCTGGGGTTCGCGGTAGGCATCGCCTCGTTCGTCGTCCCCCTCTACCTGTCCGAGACGGCGCCGGCGAGCATCCGCGGCGCGATGGGAACGCTTTTCCAATTGCTCATCACCATCGGGATCTTCCTGATCTCCGTCACGAACGTGACCATCGTGCACTGGATCGTCGATCCCCGCTACGCGCTGTCGACCATGTTCGCCGTCATCGTCGTCTTCGCCCTCCTGATGTTCCTGGGGTGTTTCATCCTGCCCGAAAGCCCCCGGTGGCTCCTGCTGAAGGGGCGGAAGGACCAGGCGGTCGACGTCCTCACGAAGGTGCTCAACACCGACGAAGAGGTCCGCAGTGAAATCGCCGGGATCGAAAGCACCCTCCACCACGCGGGGGCCAGCCTCGGCATCGTGTTCCGGAAGTACTTCTTCAAGGTGCTCCTGGTGGGCGTCGGGCTGCAGATGTTCCAGCAGTTGGTGGGCATCAACGTGATGATCTACTACGCCCCCACCATCCTGGGCTACGCGGGGCTCACGGGCCTCGTCGGGATGATGACGGTGCCGACGGTCAACATGCTGTTCACCTTCCCGGCCATCCACCTCGTGGAGAGGTGGGGGCGCAAGAAACTCCTGTACGTGGGTGCGGTCTGCATGTTCGTCACCATGGTGGCGGCGGGCGTCGCGTTCCACCTGGTCGGCGACGTGTCGGACCCCAGCCAGGTGGGCGGGCTTCCCAAGACGATCCTCCTGGTCTCGGTGATCGTCTACATCTTCGGGTTCGCCGTTTCATGGGGGCCCGTGGCCTGGCTCGTCTGCTCGGAGATCTTCCCGCTCGAGGGCCGGGAAATCGGCATGACCATCACCACCATGGTCAACTGGACGTTCGCCGGCCTGCTCATGGACAACTCGCTGACCTTCATGCACACCTACGGGAACTCGTCCATCTTCTTCCTCTTTTCCGGTTTCTGCATCGCGGCCGTCTTTTTCGTGGCACTGTTCGTCCCGGAGACGAAGGGGGTCAACCTGGAGGCCATCGAGAGCAATCTGAGGGGTGGCGAAAAGATGCGAAACCTCGGCAAAGCGGCGGCCGGGGATCGTTGA